The genomic stretch GCAATGCCGGCCGTGAGTCTGCCCAGCGATGCCAGCTTCATTTGCTGGGCCTGTTGGGTGACTTTGCTCATATCTTCGATGAATACAAGGATCTGGTCGCCTCGCTCCTGGTCCAGCTGAGTAAAGTTGACCTGCAATAGCGGCGAGGTGGGTGAGGGTTGAAAGGGTTCGATGCGCTGTGTCGGGTCCTTTAGCCATGCGTCCAGGCCCTGTTTGAGGGGCTTTGGCAAAACGGTCGCTCGCTCGTGAATCGGTGCCGAGGCTTTGGGGGCGCCGTATAAGAGCTCTTCGGCGGCGGCGTTGGCAAGGCGGATCTGGCCGAAACGGTCGAGCACCAGAATGCCGGTGCGCATGCGTTGAATGATCTGCTGGTTGATTTTCTCAAGTTCAGCGATGCTCCGGGCGCGGCTGGTAGCCAATGCCTCGCTGCGCATCATTCGCCGGGAGATGCTTTGCAGGACGAAAGCGGCTGCAAAGTAGAGGATACCCAGTGAACCGGCTCGAACAATATCGTCAGCCGACTCTCCGAGGGTCAGAACTGCCCATCCTGAGATCCCAAGGGAGCAGATGGCTGCCAGCGCTGCATAGAAGGTTCCCATGCGGCTTGGCGTCAGAATGTTGCCCGCGGCCACCGACACAATCACCAGGTTGGCAAGGCCGTTGGTAATGCCTGTGCTGGCGAGCAACAGGCCATGCATGATCAGAATGTCCAGCAGGATTGAAAGTGTTATGTGGCGCTGGCTGGGGTGAAATCCGGCGATCAGAAGCAACGCAATAAACGCGTTCAGGCCGAGGTAGGCGGAAACGCCGGCCTGATAATAATCCAGCAGTCGGAAGCGCATATCAAAGTTGACGGGATCCACGAATAGCAGTGCCACCAGCATCAGGCTCACCACTAGTCGGTAGTGGTTGTAGATCCTGAACAGCTTGGCCTGTTGGATTCCGGGCGGTGTCGAAGGGGCCGGGCCGAGCGCTTCGGCCGATCGTACTGGTGTATCTGCTGCCATGATTTACAGGAATCCGCTGTTGGTCGGAAGAAATCCACGCCTATGCGGGGTTATAATAGCCTTTTCATGGCAATGAGTTACAGGAGCCGATTTATGTCCGTGTCCGGAAACCAGGCAGCGTCCGGGGAGTCTCCCAGAAAATTGCGGGTGGTGATGGCCCAGTTGGATTTCCTGGTGGGCGATATTCCTGGCAATACCGAGCTAGTTCTGGACGCAGCCCGACGGGCATCGTCCGAGCATCAGGCGGATGTGGTGGTGTTCCCGGAGCTTTGCCTGACTGGCTATCCACCTGAAGATTTGCTCTTGCGGCCCAGCATGGAAGTTCGCGTAAATGAGGCGCTGGAAAGGCTGCAGGCGGAAAGGCTGGATCCGGTGATCGTTATCGGTGCTCCCCTTCGCCATGGCGCGCTGCTGTATAACGCGGCGGTGGTCATCGACGCCGGCGAAATTACCGGTCGGTATTTCAAGCGTTTCCCGCCCAACTATCAGGTCTTTGACGAGAAGCGTTACTTTGCCGAGGGCCGGGATGTCCTGACTCTGGATATCCGGGGCGTTCCGGTGGGAATTACTGTGTGTGAGGATTTATGGAAGGAGGGGCCGGTGGAGGACTGCGCCGCTGCAGGCGCCCGTCTTATCCTGAACCTCAATGCCTCGCCCTACGATATCGATAAACAGGC from Marinobacter adhaerens HP15 encodes the following:
- a CDS encoding sensor histidine kinase, which translates into the protein MAADTPVRSAEALGPAPSTPPGIQQAKLFRIYNHYRLVVSLMLVALLFVDPVNFDMRFRLLDYYQAGVSAYLGLNAFIALLLIAGFHPSQRHITLSILLDILIMHGLLLASTGITNGLANLVIVSVAAGNILTPSRMGTFYAALAAICSLGISGWAVLTLGESADDIVRAGSLGILYFAAAFVLQSISRRMMRSEALATSRARSIAELEKINQQIIQRMRTGILVLDRFGQIRLANAAAEELLYGAPKASAPIHERATVLPKPLKQGLDAWLKDPTQRIEPFQPSPTSPLLQVNFTQLDQERGDQILVFIEDMSKVTQQAQQMKLASLGRLTAGIAHEIRNPLGAISHAAQLMEESPNLDPGDHQMLGIIRRHSRRVNGIIENVLDLSRRRAANADLIEVAPWLQEFKEDFLQTQNEGRAEADIILKIDPQLPSARFDKSQIEQVMVNLCDNGLRYSEQHSGQRRIGIHAGATEDGERTYIDVRDQGPGIAPEHRNSVFEPFFTTDKTGTGLGLYLARELCEANQAHLSLVEDNKPGCCFRITFAHPGRMI